The Prunus dulcis chromosome 3, ALMONDv2, whole genome shotgun sequence genome segment GCTTGTGATGttgaaaagcaaagaaaagagTTAGGATCAGTAAACTGGGCTGTAGATTATCCATCTAATGAATAAGACAATATGAACTTTTTTGCATATAAGCGAATGCATAATGTTGTGTCATTATGTTCATTTGATAATGGTTAATGGGGTAACTGATAAACTGCAGGCAAGGCAGGCTTTGAGGGCCTTGAGAGCAGTGGTAAGGCTTCAAGCTATATTTCGTGGTCGACAGGTTAGGAAGCAAGCCGCTGTTACATTGAGGTGCATGCAGGCACTTGCTCGAGTTCAGGCTCGAGCTCGAGCACAAAGGACCTCTCCAGAAGGGCAAGAATCTGTGCAAAACTCATTAGATGAACATTGCTACCAAGCTGATCCCATTAAGCAGGCTGAGGTGcttatcaaaattttcttgCATTCAACATTGTGATGATGTGATGCATATTATCCTGAAGATATTAACCCTGTTTACCCTATGATCAATATTGTGTTTAAAACAATTTTCAGCAAGGATGGTGTGATAGTCCAGGAACAGTGAGTGAAGTTAGAGCAAAGCTGGAAATGAGGCAAAGAGCAAACATCAAGAGGGAGAGAGCAATTGCATACTCCTTCTCTCAACAGGTAATAatggatttatttatttatttttggtaaaagAGTTAACGGGATAAAAACATGGCTTAGTTGAATGAATATGAATGGTGTTTGAGTTGCATATGATTATGTTGTTTTTTGGCAGAGATCAAGATCAAATGCCAGTCCATATTGTAGGACAAGCAAGACAGCAAAGGCTGTTAGGCATCAGAAGGTGGACGATAACAATTCGGGATGGAGCTGGTTAGAAAAATGGATGGCAGCCAAGCCGTGGGAAAATAGGCTGATGGAAGAGATTCAAAGTGTGCCTTCAGCAGTCACTCCTTGTTCCAGGAAAAGTGGAGATGGCATTGTTGGCTTTTATCCATATTCTTCAGAACAGAACTCAGTGAAAGTGAGAAGGAACAATGTCTCAACCAGGGTTTCTGCTAGACCTCCTACAGCAAATCCAATAACTCGCTCGTCTTCTGCTCCAAGTTCTGATTTTCTGCAGGATGAGAGCTCGGCATCAACTTCGTGTACTTCTGCATCTCCAACTCTGGTGTTTAGTAACAATCTAAAGGTGGAAAATGGAGACGAAACTAATCTATGCAAACCCAGTTACATGAGTCTCACAAAATCAACTAAGGCCAAGCAGAGAACTTCCAATTGTTTTGATATGCAGAGGTTTTCAATGGAGGAGTATCATTACCATAACAAGTCAATGGGGCTTTCTAAGGGGGATACAAGGAGCAACTGCGGTTCTGATCTATATCCCCCAATATCTGTGGGCAGAGTTCAACGAGGAAGATATCAATGACAGTAAGGGATACTAAGTAAGGACTGCCTTCATGATTTCAACAACTTGTTGTCCTTTTTAATTTCGATATTGTTCAAATTACGCAAAGATTTGCTTCAAATGATTACTGATAGAGAACCGAAACAAGTTTCGGGAGAGTTGGTTGTGATTATATAGACAAGTATAGATTTTTGGAGAGTGAGTTACTACAGAATTCAGAATTCAATTACATGTGCAACTTCCATGTTTGATTTAATAAGTGTGTTGTCAATTGCATCGAAGGATTTCACAAGATTTGGGTTTGTTATATGTACTCTTGTGGTTTCAGCTAAAGTATGATTGTTTTCTATAAGTTTGAAATGCAGTCCAGAAATGAAAGTGTTATTATGCCCAAGTAGAGTGATTGGTTCAGATTGATTGTCATAAGAATTACATTTTCAAAAGTAATTGACAACGTGGAGAGTGATTGGGTTGTCACTTAAAAGATCCCTTGATCCTTCTACTTTCCCATATCAAATACAACCAAATGTGAGAgcccttgtttttctttctgtaaTTTGCATAAGTTATGGCTGGAATATGCCTAGTTTTAGTGAGAAATTTAATGCTTGGCAAGGACTCCAGATTCTTGTTATAGCCATACTACCCCACTTGCAAAAAGACAAATACTAGAAAGGGTGATGTTGATTTCACTGTTTTGTAAAACCCAACAGGATTTCTtatctgggttttttttaaatcttttttactttttcaattttcttttctgttctttatttttcactgAAAAGGCCCTACTTGACTTTGTAAGCTCAGCTTCATAATTGGACATATGATTGTCCTTTTTTGATGAAGATATGATTGTCCTTTCAATCCTGTTTAGAAAAGATTAAATCTTTACATGAAAA includes the following:
- the LOC117620898 gene encoding protein IQ-DOMAIN 1-like encodes the protein MGTPGKWLKSLINLKKAPTSDQEKVGDKSKKKWKLWRSSSEGFGSSSKGGMNRSQVAAAEPLNSLDDALAAAMATLVRTQPKNFIVIKKEWAAIRIQAVFRGFLARQALRALRAVVRLQAIFRGRQVRKQAAVTLRCMQALARVQARARAQRTSPEGQESVQNSLDEHCYQADPIKQAEQGWCDSPGTVSEVRAKLEMRQRANIKRERAIAYSFSQQRSRSNASPYCRTSKTAKAVRHQKVDDNNSGWSWLEKWMAAKPWENRLMEEIQSVPSAVTPCSRKSGDGIVGFYPYSSEQNSVKVRRNNVSTRVSARPPTANPITRSSSAPSSDFLQDESSASTSCTSASPTLVFSNNLKVENGDETNLCKPSYMSLTKSTKAKQRTSNCFDMQRFSMEEYHYHNKSMGLSKGDTRSNCGSDLYPPISVGRVQRGRYQ